One Pseudomonas sp. C27(2019) DNA window includes the following coding sequences:
- the map gene encoding type I methionyl aminopeptidase: MTVSIKTPDDIAKMRIAGRLAAEVLEMIEEHVQIGVTTDELNTICHDYIVNVQKAIPAPLNYNGFPKSICTSVNHVVCHGIPNDKPLKDGDILNIDITVIKDGYFGDTSKMFMLGKTSEWAERLCRVTQECLYKGIEIVRPGTRLGDIGEVIQKHAESNGYSVVREYCGHGIGTVFHEEPQILHYGKAGTGLELKEGMTFTIEPMINLGKKETRLLGDGWTAITKDRKLTAQWEHTLVVTADGYEIFTLRNDETFPATSS; encoded by the coding sequence ATGACCGTTTCTATTAAGACTCCTGACGACATCGCAAAAATGCGCATCGCAGGCCGTTTGGCTGCTGAGGTGCTGGAGATGATCGAGGAGCACGTTCAAATTGGCGTAACCACGGACGAGCTCAACACCATCTGTCACGACTACATTGTCAATGTACAAAAAGCCATACCAGCGCCGCTTAATTACAACGGCTTTCCTAAATCAATCTGTACTTCGGTTAACCACGTGGTCTGTCATGGCATTCCCAATGACAAACCGCTCAAAGATGGTGATATTCTCAATATTGATATCACCGTGATTAAAGACGGCTACTTTGGTGACACCAGCAAAATGTTTATGCTGGGCAAAACCTCTGAATGGGCCGAGCGCTTATGCCGCGTCACTCAAGAATGTCTATACAAAGGCATTGAAATCGTGCGCCCTGGCACACGTCTGGGTGACATTGGTGAAGTCATTCAAAAGCATGCTGAAAGCAACGGCTACTCTGTCGTTCGCGAATATTGCGGACACGGCATTGGCACGGTATTCCATGAAGAACCGCAGATTTTGCACTATGGTAAAGCTGGCACAGGTCTAGAGCTTAAAGAAGGGATGACCTTTACCATTGAGCCGATGATTAACCTTGGCAAAAAAGAAACACGCTTGCTGGGTGACGGCTGGACTGCCATTACTAAAGACCGCAAGTTAACCGCACAGTGGGAACACACCTTGGTGGTGACGGCTGATGGTTATGAGATTTTTACTCTGCGTAACGACGAAACCTTCCCTGCCACGTCGTCTTAA